A window from candidate division WOR-3 bacterium encodes these proteins:
- a CDS encoding O-antigen ligase family protein: MNSVYSYINRLIVSLVRIALFVEPWLASFMMLMSTSAFLDLYEDAGYGWTGRARYYMWKLLVLIALGFIGVRWKKVLNQLPTGKYLLAFIGIVWLSQYWSIDVYQTKSSTLLLIESTIIGIYIASRYNFQEQTRLLMIMFSIASLLSIFYVYAMPNLGIMNGPKVSEDLQGTWRGIYVHKNVMGRVMTVGGILLLIQPFIVKKRKWLAWLIFLVCLQLILGTNSKTGLVGFLFIIAISPIARVFRWSMAVGIPLYICAMLLGGVGAVFLGDNWDAALNSIGKDPNLNGRLPIWQILVHRIGERPWLGYGFHAFWQGWSGKYSGPIWRQIVWLPGHAHNGFMDLMIDVGFVGAFMFALAFFDAIFKSINRIRYTPDVSGLWPLGFMTFYVIMNQTQTALISPHNIQWLLFILICFTPVYSPQIEENSIEKLTRAPRTTKSVDVSNFRKKF, from the coding sequence ATGAATAGCGTATATAGTTATATAAACCGGTTAATCGTTTCGTTAGTTCGGATTGCTTTATTTGTGGAACCTTGGCTAGCATCATTTATGATGTTGATGTCTACCAGTGCCTTTCTGGATTTATATGAAGATGCTGGTTACGGATGGACTGGTCGAGCTAGATATTATATGTGGAAATTACTGGTACTCATCGCTTTAGGATTTATCGGCGTCCGCTGGAAAAAAGTCTTAAATCAATTGCCCACGGGAAAATATTTATTAGCTTTTATCGGCATTGTTTGGCTATCCCAGTATTGGTCAATTGATGTTTATCAAACTAAAAGTTCGACTTTATTGTTAATTGAATCAACCATTATCGGCATTTATATTGCCAGCCGATACAATTTTCAAGAACAAACCCGTTTGTTAATGATTATGTTTAGTATCGCATCATTATTGAGTATTTTTTATGTGTATGCAATGCCCAACTTAGGAATTATGAATGGTCCAAAAGTAAGTGAAGATTTGCAAGGAACTTGGCGAGGAATTTACGTTCACAAAAACGTGATGGGTCGGGTGATGACTGTAGGAGGTATTTTATTGTTAATTCAACCCTTTATCGTCAAAAAACGAAAGTGGCTAGCTTGGTTAATATTTTTAGTTTGTTTGCAATTAATTTTAGGAACCAATTCAAAAACGGGTTTAGTTGGTTTTTTGTTTATTATCGCCATCTCTCCAATTGCCAGAGTTTTTCGCTGGAGTATGGCGGTTGGGATTCCACTATATATTTGTGCCATGCTTTTAGGCGGAGTAGGAGCGGTTTTTTTGGGGGATAATTGGGATGCGGCATTGAATAGTATTGGTAAAGATCCCAATTTAAATGGACGATTACCTATCTGGCAAATTTTGGTGCATAGAATTGGTGAACGTCCCTGGTTAGGTTATGGTTTTCATGCTTTTTGGCAAGGTTGGTCTGGCAAATATTCCGGCCCAATTTGGAGACAAATTGTTTGGCTGCCCGGTCATGCCCACAATGGTTTTATGGACTTGATGATCGATGTCGGTTTCGTGGGCGCGTTTATGTTTGCTTTGGCATTTTTTGATGCGATTTTTAAATCAATTAATCGAATTCGCTACACTCCTGATGTTTCGGGACTATGGCCTCTGGGTTTTATGACTTTTTATGTGATTATGAACCAAACACAAACTGCATTGATTAGTCCACATAATATCCAATGGTTATTATTTATATTGATATGTTTTACTCCGGTCTATTCTCCTCAAATAGAAGAAAATAGTATTGAAAAATTAACTAGAGCACCAAGAACAACCAAAAGTGTTGATGTCAGTAATTTCCGCAAAAAATTTTGA